The following nucleotide sequence is from Manis pentadactyla isolate mManPen7 chromosome 13, mManPen7.hap1, whole genome shotgun sequence.
TGATACCGATGTAATTTCATCGGTAGGGAAATATTTTTACATCGCCTGAAATACAAGGGACAGCACTTGAGACGAATATTCCTTGTATGTTCCCTCTTTTTCAGGAAACTTCTTTGCTAAGAGTAGAATtataattctattttttggaataacaATAAGTAATTAGAAAAGTAAGGTATCATTTGAAGCAACTTTGAGACTAGTGGTCATTCAAGAATATAAACATATGAGAATGAGAAATAGTTGTATGTTTGAGTAGCTACTATGAatatttctgttctctttctggGAACACTGAAGGATTTTACTTCTCTGTTACCTTGAGGGGTGATTTTCTTTAACCAATGAAATGTGAATGATGTAGGTCACCTCCAAGCAGAAATATGTAACTGTGAGTGCAAGACTCTTTTCTGCTGTCTTTTCTTGTCACAGCAGTTAGAGAAGCACAGGTTGATGTTGAGATGCCATAAGATCAAAGCAGTCTGGGGTGCTAAGCAAATATGTGGAGAAAAGCTGTCCTAGGCAGTCTCCCATTACCGCAGAGGACTTTGTAGGAGACAGAAATAAAATTGTGttgatttcagaggaaaaactAAAATAGTCTATGTAGAGCAATGTATTCCATGGGGTTCCACTGCCATTAACCTAATATGAACAGAATAaactttaaaaggagaaaattacaataaataataatacaattGATAGGAgaacattattattattgaccttttttttttttactaaggcaTCTGACCATCAAGCATATTAGATAACTTGGATTCCACAGAAAAAATTATtgtgttttgatttctttttcttatttataaaaggtagaagaagaaaaataaactaaatttaaaatgttttagtcaccccttctttttttgttcttgCCTACCACTTCCCCACCCTTCCTTTTTTGAACTTTTGGTGCTTTGTTGTAGTTTTGTGAAAGACTGGGATGAAGATTTTGCAAAAATGAATGCTCAGATGCATAAACCTTAGGAATTGACAGGTGGCTTTGATAAGTGCAAAGGATATAATTTTAGCAGTGGATTCTATATTAGTTTTGTAGGCTGctgcaacaaattaccacaaacttcgtggcttaaaacaacagaaatttattctcttagggtcctagaggccagaagtccaacatcaaggtgttggcagggccacatTCCCTCTGAAGACTCTAGGGGAGAATTCTTCCTTGCCTCTCCCAGTTTCTGGTGGCTCCTGGCAGTCCTTGGCCTGTGGTAACATAACTCTAATTTCTGTCTCTCGTTCACATATTATTTGATTTGTAGCCCACCTTAGTCTAGGATgatgctagggttagggttaattCAATTATATCTGTAAAGATCATAATTCCAattaaagtcacattctgaggttttgGATAGATAAATAGTAGCCCTTTTGGGGGCTACTATTCAATCCACTACAGATACCAAGAGATGTCAAGCTGGGTGGTATTTGTTGACCATGGCTTGTCAGTCTCCTTTTCCCAGTGGGGCAAGTGTGCTTGGATTTCTGGCAATAGCACTCAGTCTctcggagggagggagagaggtatTCCAGGTCCTTAGAAACATTGAATAACTGCAGTATATGCCTTATACCTCCAGACATGTTATTTTGAAAATCCTGCAAAATCACTTTGTAGGTTTGCAAAAGTTGCCTCAGGCAGGCATGTTTCCTAGAGCTAAAGCCTGGATTCTAGATATAACTCCTTAATACATCAAACAGAAGCTGATATGTTGACCACTGACTAAATAAAAATTACTGGGTATTACAACTACATAATGATGTGATAGCCAGTCTAGTCACGTGCAATCAGTTTAAGCTCCCGGAGAATTTAGATACATGAGACCTTGCACTGACCTTCAAAAGAACTAACCTCCTTATTTTCAGTCCACATAATTTAGGCATGGCTGATTTCATCTCCTGACTTCAAGAATGAACTAGCCCATGTTTAGCCTAAGAACCATTACAGCTCTTGACTAAAGCAAAGATATGTCATCTAAACTGGGTCAAAGAAAGTGACAGGCTACAAATTTTGCTGCTGCTATTAGGAAAAGGGCACCTTTTTTCTATTGAGAGTCACTAAATGTACGATAAAGGCCACTTTGGCCATTTTGCCATCACATGGCAAAAGCCTACCTGAGAAGAAAGTCAGCAGaggaaaataaatcataaatatgGAGATATTTTCCTTATGGTATTATTGAGTTGTGTATATCCAGCTCTGCCTGAAACCAGTTAATAATTATCCATTTCCTGATATAAGACAATAAATGATCCTCTGCTTTTCTGCTTAAGCCAGTTTACTTGAGGTTCATTGTTAAAGTATGATTAATATAAATATACACTTCTGAGGATCGGGTGAATAAGCATCTTAAGATACTGAACTCAAGGGAGAAATTAATATTGATCTTCAGTATCAGGAAAAGTTAGTTTTTTTaatcaagtattttgttttccttttgtggaCACTGTAAATCATgcaattaattttgttttcctctttactGAAAGCAAAATGTTTGACCTCAGCATAACTGGCattatgcattttaaatattgacCCACCactaattcattttatttcatcccTATGATacctttattcattttcatattgTTTCGGTGTGAAGGGTCCAGCTAAGAATTAATAAaacaaggtattttttaaaaacactgaaaaagagaTCAattgtactgttttccacaaaaaTCCAAATTCAGTAGACAAGGGAAAATTGCTCAATTAAGAACACATTATCCAAATGCAGAACAAGTAAATGATCAATTTCCAAACAACTGCagttcagaaaacaaaattaaatcacaAAAAAGCCAACAATGGAATATACATGTATTTTCAGTTGACTGAAATACCCTTTGATTGTTTGATTCCTATGTGCTTCATTTGaagaaatggtaaaaaaaaaaaaaaagaggtaatgtacccaaaagaactgaaaagcagggtctcaaagaaatgttttcatatccgtgttcatagcagcactattcacaacagcaaagaggtggaagcaacccaaacgTCCATACACAGAGGTATGAAAGCGTAAACAAAATGTTATACATATATTAGAATATTATTcgaccttaaaaaggaaggaaattagtCACATGCTatgatatggatgaaccttgaggacattatgctaagtgaaataagccagtcacagacaaatactgtatgattccacttatatgaggaacCTAAAGTAATCAAATTCATATAAAGTAGAGTGGTGTTTAGCGGGGGCATAATATGGTGGTAGAAAAGGGGAGTTGTCTTTTCAGAGTTTCAGATTTCAGAATGGCAAGTTCCAGATGTCCGTTTCAGAGCAAGGTGAACACACTTAAAATTAATAaactgcatatttaaaaataatgaagatggtaaattttgctATGTGTTTTCAACATGATGAAAATGGGAAATGACATATTTCAGAGTTTAAAATAAGGAATTTTTCTAAGCTGAGTGTTCTTAGTAAACTTAGACCAGACAATTGTCTAGTTTTAAATCTACAGGATAAATACTAGAGCCTACATTTTGGCCACATGATGTCGCTGTCTACCACAGAGTGTTTTCCAGGAAGAAAAATACCCAGATGCCATTGGCACTCAAGAGAAGCAGAacaatagaagtagcaggactTGAGCAGAGACTAgagggaaatatttaaaaatttgcacAACATGATCTTTTAATTTGATCAACTCACTGAGGATTGGTAATGGTGTCTTCTATGAGAAGGGGCCGGGAGGTTGGGcgactgctgctctggcttcggCTCCTCGCAGCCTGGAGGGCCGGCACCGGTCAGGTCCACTACTCGGTCTCCGAGGAGGCCAAACACGGCACCTCCGTGGGCCGCATCGCCCAGGACCTGGGGCTGGAGCTGGCAGAGCTGGTGCCGCGCCTGTTCCGGGTGGCGTCCAAAGGCCGCGGGGACCTTCTGGAGGTAAATCTGCAGAATGGCATTTTGTTTGTGAATTCTCGGATCGACCGCGAGGAGCTGTGCGGGCGGAGCCTGGAGTGCAGCATCCACCTGGAGGTGGTCGTGGACAGGCCGCTGCAGGTTTTCCATGTGGAGGTGGAGGTGAAGGACGTTAACGACAATCCACCAGTATTTCCAGCGGCGGTAAGGACTATCCGGTTTCACGAATCCAGGCTGCTTGACTCGCGGTTTCCTCTAGAGGGAGCATCTGATGCAGATATTGGAGTAAACGCTCTTCTCTCCTACAAGCTCAGCTCCAGTGAGTTTTTCTTTCTAGAAGTAGAGACAAATGATGAACTAAGTCAGTCTTTGTTTCTTGTACTGAGGAAATCTCTGGACAGGGAGGAGACTGCCGAGGTTAATTTGTTACTGGTGGCTACTGATGGGGGCAAACCTGAGCTCACAGGCACCGTCCAATTGCTCATCAAGATATTAGATGTTAATGACAACGAACCTATTTTTGACCAATCAGTTTACAAAGTACAGTTGTTAGAGAACACCACGAACGGAACATTATTGGTTAAACTAAATTCTTCTGATGCAGATGAAGGATCAAACAGCGAGATTGTGTATTCATTTAGTAGCGATATGCCCTCTACTATAAAGACCAAGTTCAAAATAGATCCCAGCTCAGGGGAAATCAGAACTAAGGGACAGTTGGACTATGAAGAAACGAAATCCTATGAGATTCAAGTCATTGCATATGACAATGGAAGTCCATCAATGTCTGGGCACTGTAAAATTTCAGTAAAACTGGTGGACATTAATGATAACATACCAGAAGTCTCCATAACCTCTCTTTCACTACCCATCCGAGAGGACGCTCCGCTGGGCACAGTCGTCGCCCTCATCACGGTGTTCGACCGTGACTCCGGTGCCAATGGGCAGGTGACCTGCACTCTGTCGCCCCACGTCCCCTTCAAGCTGGTGTCCACCTTCAAGAATTACTACTCGCTGGTGCTGGACAGCGCCCTGGACCGCGAGAGCGTGGCGACCTACGAGCTGCTGGTGACAGCGCGGGACGGGGGCTCGCCTCCGCTGTCGGCCACCGCCAGCGTGTCCGTGCAGGTGGCCGACGTGAACGACAACGCGCCGGCGTTCGCGCAGCCCGAGTACACGGTGTTCGTGAGGGAGAACAACCCGCCGGGCCGCCACATCTTCACGGTGTCGGCGCGCGACGCGGACGCGCAGGAGAACGCGCGGGTGTCCTACTCGCTGGTGGAGCGGCACGTGGGAGAGCGCGCGCTGTCGAGCTACGTGTCGGTGCACGCGGAGAGCGGCAGGGTGTACGCGCTGCAGCCGCTGGACCACGAGGAGCTGGAGGTGCTGCAGGTCCAGGTGAGCGCGCGCGACGCGGGCGTGCCGCCTCTGGGCAGCAACGTGACGCTGCAGGTGTTCGTGCTGGACGAGAACGACAACGCGCCCGTGCTGCTGCCGCCTGgggcgggcggcgggggcggcgcgACGAGCCAGCTGGTGTCGCGGTCTGT
It contains:
- the LOC118917847 gene encoding LOW QUALITY PROTEIN: protocadherin alpha-2-like (The sequence of the model RefSeq protein was modified relative to this genomic sequence to represent the inferred CDS: deleted 1 base in 1 codon), which codes for MVSSMRRGREVGRLLLWLRLLAAWRAGTGQVHYSVSEEAKHGTSVGRIAQDLGLELAELVPRLFRVASKGRGDLLEVNLQNGILFVNSRIDREELCGRSLECSIHLEVVVDRPLQVFHVEVEVKDVNDNPPVFPAAVRTIRFHESRLLDSRFPLEGASDADIGVNALLSYKLSSSEFFFLEVETNDELSQSLFLVLRKSLDREETAEVNLLLVATDGGKPELTGTVQLLIKILDVNDNEPIFDQSVYKVQLLENTTNGTLLVKLNSSDADEGSNSEIVYSFSSDMPSTIKTKFKIDPSSGEIRTKGQLDYEETKSYEIQVIAYDNGSPSMSGHCKISVKLVDINDNIPEVSITSLSLPIREDAPLGTVVALITVFDRDSGANGQVTCTLSPHVPFKLVSTFKNYYSLVLDSALDRESVATYELLVTARDGGSPPLSATASVSVQVADVNDNAPAFAQPEYTVFVRENNPPGRHIFTVSARDADAQENARVSYSLVERHVGERALSSYVSVHAESGRVYALQPLDHEELEVLQVQVSARDAGVPPLGSNVTLQVFVLDENDNAPVLLPPGAGGGGGATSQLVSRSVGAGHVVAKVRAVDADSGYNAWLSFELQAAAGAARSPFRVGLYTGEVSTTRALDEADAPRQRLLVLVKDHGEPALTATATVLLSLVESGQAPRASSRASAGARSTEAALVDVNAYLVIGICAVSSLLVLTLLLYTALRCSAPRSEGACGPGRPPLVCSSAVGSWSCSQQRRQRCALGRGRPRPTSWPSAPAYLKIQAPQNKDNNLLSQNS